The nucleotide sequence CTGCTACTCGACGAGCCGTTCTCCGCCCTAGACCAGCCCACCCGCCGAGACCTGCGCCACCTGGTGCGCGACCTCGTCGACACCGCAGGCGTTCCGGCCTTGTTCGTCACCCACGATCCCGCCGAGGCCGACGAGCTGGCCGACACCCTCATCACCTACGACCATGGGGTCGTCACGGCGATCGAGCGACGTCGGCGGCCTCGCACGCCGGATCAGGACGCATGAGCCACCGGGTCAGAGGCGCTCGATGATGGTGACGTTGGCCTGGCCGCCGCCCTCGCACATGGTCTGCAAGCCATAGCGGCCACCGGTCCGCTCGAGCTCGTTGAGCAGAGTGGTCATCAGGCGAGCCCCGGTGGCGCCGAGCGGATGCCCCAGCGCGATGGCACCCCCGTTGACGTTCACCTTGGCCAGGTCCGCGGCGGACTCCTTGGCCCAGGCCAGCACGACCGAGGCGAACGCCTCGTTGATCTCGACCAGGTCGATGTCGTCGAGGGTCAGGCCGGTCTTGCGCAGCGCGTGCTCGGTGGCGGGGATCGGGGCGGTGAGCATCCACACCGGGTCTGCGCCGCGCACCGAGAGGTGGTGGATGCGCGCTCGGGGCGTGAGACCATGGTCGGCCACCGCCTGCTCGGAGGCGATGAGCAGGCACGCGGAGGCGTCGGAGATCTGGCTGGCCACCGCAGCGGTGACCCGACCGCCTTCCTGCAAGGTGGGGAGGCTCTTCATCTTGGCGATGTCGGGTTCGCGCCGAGGCCCCTCGTCGACCGTGGCCTCGCCGAGGGGCACGATCTCGTGGTCGAACCGCCCCTCGTCGATCGCTCGCACGGCCCGGCGATGGCTCTCGAGCGCGAACTCCTCCATGTCCTCGCGGGAGATCTCCCAGTGCTCGGCGATCATGTCGGCCGAGCGGAACTGGCTGATCTCCTGGGTGCCGTACCGGTCGCGCCAGCCCTCCGAGCCACTGAAGGGGTCGGGGAAGCCGAACTGCTCACCGACGAGCATGGCCGACGAGATGGGGATGGCACTCATGTTCTGCACCCCGCCCGCCACCACGAGGTCCGCGGTGCCGCTCATCACCGCCTGGGCGGCGAAGTGCACCGCCTGCTGCGACGAGCCGCACTGGCGATCGACGGTGGTGCCCGGCACCTCCTCGGGCAACCCGGCAGCGAGCCAGCAGGTGCGCGCGATGTCGCCGGCCTGCGGCCCGATGGTGTCCACGCAACCGAAGATCACGTCATCGACACCGCGAGGATCGATGCCGGTGCGATCGATCAGCGCCCGGATGGCATGCGCGCCGAGATCGGCGGGATGGACCTGGCTCAACCCGCCACCACGCCGGCCCACCGGCGTGCGGACCGCGTCGATGATGTAGGCCTCAGGCATGGGCACTCCTGTTCCGAAGCTCCGGACCGCTCGGGCCGGTCGGTGGGCCGAGCACGTCGAGCGCGACCCGGCGGCGATGGTACGAGGCGTCACCCCACGACGCGGCGAGCGCCCACACCCGCTTCATCCACAGGTGCAGGTCGTACTCGACCGTGTAGCCGATGGCACCGTGACACTGCAGTGCCTTGCGAGCCACCAGGGATGCGGCGCGCGACGCATAGCACTTCGCCATCGACACGTCGCGCGACCGGGTGTCGAGGCCATGGGCCATCGAGTAGGCGGCGTGGTACACGACCGGGCGGGCGAACTCGAGTTGCAGCAGCGCGTCGGCCAGGTGGTGCTTGACGGCCTGAAAGCTGCCCACCGGCACGCCGAACTGCTCACGCTGCTTGACGTAGTCGACGGTGACGGCGAGCAAGTGATCGGCCAGCCCGAGCAGTTGGGCGGCGGTGCCCAGCGCACCGCGATCGAAGGCGGCGTTGACCTGGTGCCATCCCTCCGTACCGGACACGAGTGGGATCTCGTCGTTGCGGTTCCAGTCCACGGTGTAGAGGCGGCGGGCACCGTCGACGCTGGGCTGCTGCTCGATCGTGGCCCGATCGGCTGGCAGGGCGAACAGACGGTCCTCCCGCTCCAACACCAGCAGATCGGCCACGTTCGCGTGCAGCACGAACGGGGTGCCCACGAACCCGACCGCCACGATGGCCTCCCCGGCGGCGATCCTGGGCAGCCACGCGGCCTTGAGATCGTCGCTCCCGACCGCCTCGAGCAACGGCGCCGCGACCGCAGTGGTCTCCACGATGGGCTCGGGCAGCGCGACCCGACCGGTCTCCTCCAGCAGCAGCACCAGGTCCAGGTCGGTGAGGCCCAACCCGCCGTAGGCCTCGGAGACGGTGAGACCGATCACCCCCATCTCAGCCAGGGCTTCCCACGCATGGTCGGCCCGGCCGTCGTGGTTCACCCAGGCGTACCGCACCGCCTCCGGAGGGCATTCCTTGTCGAGCAGGTCGCGCACCGCGTCGCGGAACCAGAGCTGTTCATCGGTGAACGCGAAGCGCATCGCTCACCTCCTCGGTAGGCCGAGCACCCGCTCGGCGATCACGTTGCGCTGGATCTCGTTGGTGCCGGCGTAGATCGGCCCGGAGAGCGCGAACTGGTAGCCCTTCATCCACGCTCCCCCCTCGACCGCTTCCGGCGCGCCGGCCACGAGCTCGCCGTGCGCGCCGAGCAGTGCCAGAGCCGTCTCGTGCAGCCGCACGTCCAGCTCGGACCACCAGATCTTGTTGAGGCTTGAGCGCGCTCCCGGCGGGCGCCCCTCGACGATGTTGGTCACGTCGGCCAGCGTGTACAACCGGTACGCCTCGGCATCCATCCAGCCCTGGATCACGTCGTCTCGCACACTCGGGTCAGCCTCGCGGGCGCGCTGGTGGTACAGCTCGA is from Rhabdothermincola sediminis and encodes:
- a CDS encoding acetyl-CoA C-acetyltransferase; translation: MPEAYIIDAVRTPVGRRGGGLSQVHPADLGAHAIRALIDRTGIDPRGVDDVIFGCVDTIGPQAGDIARTCWLAAGLPEEVPGTTVDRQCGSSQQAVHFAAQAVMSGTADLVVAGGVQNMSAIPISSAMLVGEQFGFPDPFSGSEGWRDRYGTQEISQFRSADMIAEHWEISREDMEEFALESHRRAVRAIDEGRFDHEIVPLGEATVDEGPRREPDIAKMKSLPTLQEGGRVTAAVASQISDASACLLIASEQAVADHGLTPRARIHHLSVRGADPVWMLTAPIPATEHALRKTGLTLDDIDLVEINEAFASVVLAWAKESAADLAKVNVNGGAIALGHPLGATGARLMTTLLNELERTGGRYGLQTMCEGGGQANVTIIERL
- a CDS encoding acyl-CoA dehydrogenase family protein encodes the protein MRFAFTDEQLWFRDAVRDLLDKECPPEAVRYAWVNHDGRADHAWEALAEMGVIGLTVSEAYGGLGLTDLDLVLLLEETGRVALPEPIVETTAVAAPLLEAVGSDDLKAAWLPRIAAGEAIVAVGFVGTPFVLHANVADLLVLEREDRLFALPADRATIEQQPSVDGARRLYTVDWNRNDEIPLVSGTEGWHQVNAAFDRGALGTAAQLLGLADHLLAVTVDYVKQREQFGVPVGSFQAVKHHLADALLQLEFARPVVYHAAYSMAHGLDTRSRDVSMAKCYASRAASLVARKALQCHGAIGYTVEYDLHLWMKRVWALAASWGDASYHRRRVALDVLGPPTGPSGPELRNRSAHA